The Chitinispirillum alkaliphilum genomic sequence AGCATATAAACTAAAACCTGCTCGATTAGAAGATGACAAGAAAAAAAAATCAAACATTCCCAACACTTTCCGGCAGAGTTGTAGAAGAGCAGAAGAACTTCTACCTTGTAGATACTTCAGAAGGCACAGTGCGCTGCAGTATCCGCGGAATACTCAAAAAGAAGAAGATAAGAGTCTGCACAGGAGATCTGGTAACCATAGAAGTGATTAATCCAGATATTCCCGAAGGAGTTATAAAAGAGGTCAGAAAACGCCTCAACCATCTTCCCCGGCCACCGCTGGCAAATATTGAACAGATATTTTTTATCAACAGTTTTAAAATGCCCTCACTTGACCTTGAGACCATAGATCGTTTTCTCTTTTCTGCATCTGTATACGGAATAGATTCAGTACTGGTATTCAATAAATCAGACCTTATGAGTGATGAAGAGATGAGGGGTCTTGAAAAGATCTGTCGGTTCTACGATTCAGCGGGTTACAGAACGCTCTATACATCCGCTAAAACCCGAAGGGGAATAGAAGAGCTCACTGCCCTGTGCCATA encodes the following:
- a CDS encoding Ribosome small subunit-stimulated GTPase EngC, which encodes MTRKKNQTFPTLSGRVVEEQKNFYLVDTSEGTVRCSIRGILKKKKIRVCTGDLVTIEVINPDIPEGVIKEVRKRLNHLPRPPLANIEQIFFINSFKMPSLDLETIDRFLFSASVYGIDSVLVFNKSDLMSDEEMRGLEKICRFYDSAGYRTLYTSAKTRRGIEELTALCHNSLSAFAGLSGVGKSSLMSILVPERTFRTGEVSGNRGRGTHTTTHISLVPITIGGYIADTPGISFVNIPRVDENETPFFFPELESRVGSCRFNDCKHDEEPGCYIRELVEKGEIASWRHKHYLKIRNEMEQLNKKRFN